The sequence below is a genomic window from Lolium perenne isolate Kyuss_39 chromosome 4, Kyuss_2.0, whole genome shotgun sequence.
CGCTGGCGCCGCTCAGGGCCGCCGGGGAGCGCCATGACGCGCACGATGCGCTTCCACGCAGGGAGCTGCACGTCGCGGAGGCTGCGCGCGCGGTGGCTCCTGTGCTCTCGGCGCCCACGGCTGACGACCGGCACGTTGCTCCGGTGCTGCCCCTGGCCCGCCGGCCCGCCGAGCCGTCTCGTCCCCGGCGTGGCGCTGATGCGCAGGTCGATCCGCTGCCACTCCGCACGGCGCCGCGCCCGGTGGCGGTGGGAGGGGAGCTTGCTCGGCGCCCCTCGCGGGCGGTGTGCATCCTGCCGCGCACCACCGAGATCGACGACGCGGAGGAAGCTCTTTCCAGGGCCTTGCTGGCGGTGATCGTCGGCAACCGGAGGGCGGTGACCACAGAGGAGGTCGCGCAGGGGTTGAAGGAAGTCCACGGCTTGCCGCCGGGGTCGTTCTCCGTGCATTGCCACCGGCCGGAGGACTTCCTCATCTTCTTTGCTGCGAGGGAAGACCGTGACCGCGTGCTCAGGGACGAGGTGCTGACCTCACCGCTCTTTCGGCTGCTCCTCCGTCCCTGGTCGCGACGGACGCAGGCCGCCTCCGGTGGCCTCTGCGTCCACGCTGAGGTGGAGATTGAAGGCGTGCCGGCGAACGTCTGGAACTTGTCCACGGCGGAGGCGGTGCTGGCGCCATCAGCTTGGGTGGAAAGGCTGCACCCTCTCACGAGGAGTCGCGCCGACATGGGCGTGTTCCGTCTCTCGGCGTGGTGCCTCGATCCGGCGTCGATCGCGCGGGAGGTGGACCTCCATGTCGTGGAGCCAGACGATCCGCCGTCCGCTGCGGACATGGCGGCGCCGACGCTTGCGGTGGTGCCGCCGCACGTCAACACGCTGGCGTACCCGTTGCTGGTCCACGTCGTTCGTACGACTGACTACAGACGGCCGACGCCTCGGGCGGGTGGCGCTGATGATCGGAGCGGGGATGGCAGTGGTGGCGCGGTGGCCTGGCCGGCGAGACACCACTACCCATACACTCCGGGAACACCGGACACCCTCCCGGGCTCCGGTGGCGCCAGCGCGGCTGGTGGCGGCTCGGCTCCGTCGAGTAGCGCCAGAGGTGGGCCAGGAGGACGGACGCTTGCGTCCGGGGTGACAGTGGCCGCCCCCACCATTGACGGGCCACGACAAGGCGGAAAGAGAAAGGGTAGGAGAGGTGGGCGCCAGGCCAGAGAAAGAAGGCTCCGGAGGCAGGCTGCTGTCGCTAGCGCCGACAATCCGCCCTCGGCAACGGCTACTGGCGCAGAGCGCCCAGCTGTGTTGCCGTTGCAGTTGGTCAACAATGGAGGCCAGGCTGCGGTGACGTCGCAAGGTGAAGAGGAGAGGGGTGTTGTCGCGGCACGCGAGGAAGTGGAGGATGATGCGGTGACCATGCTGGCTGAGCGCGCTGGGGAGGTCAGGGTGGGCACCGTTGTGGTCCTCCCGTCTCcaggccgtgcgccgccgccaccaagcACTTCGTGCTCGCTCCCTTCTGTCGTCGAGTTGCTGCCTGAAGCGGATCCCGCGCTGCCTCCCTTGGCCGTGACAGTTGGGTCTCTAGATGCGCTAGCGGGCCCCTTCATCCCTGGGCCACTGCTGGGCCTTGATGCGTTCCGTCCGGGTCTGGCCCAAGTGGATCGACAGAGGCCTCTGGAGACCCTCGACGAGTTGGGCCCCACGCTGCTTCTGGAGGACGCATCTGGGCTCGTGGTGGAGCCAGCTTTACTCCCCGAGGTTGTTTCTGCGGCCTCTCGcgcggatgaagaagaggtggatgaAGAAATTCTGGCTGACACTCCCCCACCATCACTTCCTGAGGTTGTCTCTGCGGCCTCTGGCGCGGACGAAGAGATTCGGGCGGACACTCCCCCCGTGCTCGACAGTCCAGACACGGAGGAGCCTCTTTCGCTGGCAAGGGGTGCCTTGCCGGTGAGCAGGTTCGCTACACCACCTCTGGTGTTCCACCGTGCTCGGCCGGCAATCCCTACGAGACCACAGGTTGCCCCGGCGAGGCCACGTACCCTTGGGGAGTTCCTGGCAGCGGCGAAATCGCGCTCGGACGCCCTGATGCAGACCCCAGCGGTTCGACGGAGACTGTTGGCGCTGAACTTCCAACCACGACGTAGCTCGAGGATCGCGAGACAACCAAGTGGCATGAACATGGAGATGAAGGCGGTCAGAAACTTGATGCACAAGCTGGGACTAATCACTGGGGATGAGGCGCCGTCGGAGGCTGCCCTGGAAGCCTACCACAGGATGTTCGAGCTTCCGATGACAGATGACATGATCGAAGCGATAGCAGAGCTGTACGGGTGGACGCTGGATACGATCAGAGGGTGCTCCCCTCCGCTCCTGGGGGGGTCGGGTGGTCGCCTCATCGCGGCTTGACCCCGAGGTGTCTTACGGGTGTTGCAGTAGTTCCTATGTCGTACGAACCAAAGCTGTTTATATGCAATGTGCGAGGTCTGAATGACCGCGCACGGCGCACGGGTGTTAGGAGTGTAGTAGGCACCACGGGTGCATCGATTGTATGCCTTCAGGAGACTAAGCTAGCGGCTGTAACCCTTGCTATCGTAATGGAAACACTGGGAGCAGATTTTGATGCTTACATCTGTTTGCCTGCGGATGATACGCGGGGTGGGGTGATCATGGCCTGGAAGAGCAGGTTGGTGCAGCTTGACAGCGCACATGTGGACGTTAATAGTGTCACGGCCAAGGTGACCCCCTTGGGTGGGGTGGCGCCATGGTGGTGGTTGACATGCGTGTATGGCCCGCAGGATGAGGCTGACAAGATCGCCTTTCTGGCCGAGCTTCGTGCCATTCGTGCGGCCCACCCTGGGCCATGGGCCCTGTGTGGGGACTTTAACATGATCTACCGTGACGAGGATAAGAACAATGGTAACCTGAATCGGAGGATGATGGGACGGTTTCGGCGCTTCCTGAATGACTGCGAGCTCAAGGAGATCTACCTCCATGGGCGACGCTACACGTGGTCGAACGAGCGACAAACCCCCACCCTCGTCAGGCTCGACAGGGTGTTTGTCACGACGGCATGGGAGGAGCTTCACAGCAGTTGCTCCTTGCGCTGTCTTGCGACGGTTGTGGCGGACCACTGCCCCCTCCTCCTCGACTGCACCACTCAGTCCACGGGGCGTAAGCGTTTCCAATTCGAACGCTTCTGGCTGAAACTAGATGGGTTCAGCGAGGTGGTGCAATCCGCGTGGGAGGTGATTGATGGGGACCCGGACCCCTTTCGTCGGCTCACCGCTAAGCTCAAGCGTACGGCGCGCAGCCTCATGAGTTGGAGCGACAAGAAGATTGGGTGTGTTAAACTGCAGCTGATGACAGCGCGGGAAGTGGTGCTGAGGCTGGACGTGGCCATGGAATCACGACCGTTATCGCCTGACGAGCGTCGACTCCGGGCCCGCCTGAAGCAAGCCTACTTGGGGCTCGCCTCCCTCGAGCGCACGATGGCCAGACAGCGGGCCAAGATAGCTTGGCTGAGGGAAGGGGATGCTAATACAGCCTTCTTCCACCAACACGCATCATACCGCCGGCAGAAGAACGTCATTCACAATCTCCAGGTTGAGGGCGCGGTCGTCTCTGACCACGCGACCATGGCCGAAGCCTCCTTCACACACTTTGAGGGGCTTCTTGGCACTACGGTGGATCGGCAGTACTCGCTGGACCTGGACTTCCTGGGCACACACTCAGAGGACCTGTCCGAGCTAGAAGTTGCGTTCACCGAGGGTGAGATCTGGGAAGTGGTCCGCCGCTTACCTCACGGCAAGGCGCCAGGACCAGATGGCTTTACGGCTGAGTTCCTCCAGAGCTGTTGGGGAACGGTGAAGGCGGACTTCATGGCCGCGTTTGATAAGTTGTTTACGATGTGCGGGCGCGGGTTCCAGGGTCTGAACCAGGCCCTACTAATCCTGCTGCCCAAGCGCCCGGATGCGGCTGCTTTGGGTGACTACCGGCCAATTAGCCTGATCCACATCTTCGCCAAACTGGTGGCGAAGACGTTGGCTTCTCGCCTGGCCCCTCGGATGGAGTCGCTGGTGGATCGCAACCAATGCGCGTTCATTCGCAAACGGTGCATTCACGACAACTTTATGTTGGTTCAGCAGACGGCTAGATTCCTGCATAGGATGAAGGAGCCACGGGTGATGCTCAAGCTTGACATAGCCCGGGCCTTTGACTCCGTCTCTTGGGGGTTCCTGGTGGAGGTCCTCCGCAAGATGGGGTTTGGGCCAAGGTTTTGCGAGCTGGTGGCCATCCTCCTGTCCACGGCTAGTACAAGGGTGATGCTCAATGGCGAGCCAGGCCCCCCCATTTGGCATAGGAGGGGCTTGAGACAGGGGGATCCACTGTCGCCGTCGTTGTTCGTGCTGATCATGAACACGCTCAACCGAGCTCTGACTAGGGCGATCGAGTTGGGGATCCTACGCCGCCTGGCGCGGCGGGAGTTGGCCACGACGGTTTCGCTTTACGCGGATGATGTTGTCATCTTCTGCCATCCAGATGAGACAGAGCTGCGCGCTATCCGCGGCATCCTTGAGCTCTTTGGACATGCGTCGGGTTTGCATACCAACTTCGCCAAGTGTTCGGTCTCGGCGATTGcctgcacggaggaggtggccactGCCGCGGCGGGGGTGATGGAGTGCCAGTTGGCACCCTTCCCCGTCAAGTACCTCGGCATTCCACTCTCCATCCGCCGGCTACCAGGTGAGGCGTTCCAGCCTGTGGTGGACCGACTAGCTGACAAATTGCCTACCTGGAAAGCATCTATGATGCCCAGGGCAGGGCGCTTGGCGCTAGTTAGGTCGGTGCTAGCAGCCATTCCGTTGCATCAACTCATGGTGCTAAGCTTCTACAAGAAGGCGCTGAAGCAGGTCGACAAGATCCTACGGAGCTTCCTTTGGGCCGGCAGGGCAGAGGCCAATGGTGGCCATTGCCATGTCAACTGGTCGAGGGTGTGCCGCCCGCTGCGGTTTGGGGGTTTAGGGATCCCAGATCTCGCCCGCACTGCCATCAGCCTTCGGGTTCGTTGGCTTTGGAGGATGCGGACGGACCCCCAACGACCTTGGCGCGGGCTCGACATGCAGTTCTCGAAGATCGAGCTGGACGCCTTCGCCGCCTCCACTACTATGGTGGTGGGCAACGGCGAATCCGCTCTCTTCTGGGAGGACAGGTGGTTGGATGGCAAGTCCATCAGGGAGCTAGCGCCGGAGGTctatgcgctcatccccaagcgccgcaggaagcggtgcacggtgcagCAGGCGCTGGTGGAGCGCAGCTGGATCTCGGACATAGAGGGTGCACCGAGCGCCTTGGCCCTATGGCAGTATGTTCAGCTCTGGACTAGGCTCAGGGACGTGGTGCTCTCCCCAGATCAGGACAGGTTGGTTTGGCGTTGGACGACGGATGGCCAGTACTCCTCCAGCTCCTGTTATGATGCCCTCTTCCAGGGGGCGATCCTATCAGGATCCTGGAAGCTAAACTGGAAATCCTGGGCGCCGCCAAGGGTGAAGTTCTTTATCTGGCTTGCTTGCCTCGATAGGTGTTGGACGAGTGAGCGTCTGGCGCGTCGGGGACTGCCCCACGCGACAAGATGCCCGCTGTGCGACCAGTCTGTGGAGACCATGGCGCACATTCTGACCGGCTGCTCCTTCTCCAGGACAGTTTGGTTTGAGGTTCTGTCATGGATTCGATCCACCGCTGGGCCTCCTACGGTTGAGGGTgacttcgcggagtggtggtcgctGGTGGTGCGGACCTCCCCACGCCAGTTGCGCAAAGGAACATCGTCACTCATCATGCTCACGGCGTGGTGGATTTGGAAGCACAGGAACGCGGCGGTCTTCGACAACGCGCGTCCCTCGGTGGCCTCCTTATTCAGTGACATCAGGGCCGAGGCGCGACAATGGGCGGACGCGGGCGCCCGTGGGCTTCGCCAACTCCTCCCCTAGATTAGGTCTTTTGGGTTGAGTTGTTTGGTGTGGTGTTGGTCCTTCTTGGGGACATTGTACATACAAACCTTCtttatctatcaatgcatcgaaacgcaaggcttttgcgttttcgcgaaaaaagaTACTAGTCATCCTAATTATACATCTAATACAATAATCATAAAGCAAAAATTACTCTAAAATAACAATGAAGAATTTACAGTTAATATGCGTGAATTTAAAGTTATAAAATTCTTTCCAATTATTTGATTGTGGTGTTTTACTTTAGAAACGAAGGTCTTGCGTCGCGGAGCCGGGCATGTCGGAGCTTATCTGTTGTCTCCTAGATTATGATACAGACCCTGCGCTCTTACTTATTTCCTCCAACTGAACAGTGCTGTGCTTGTGCAATTCAAATGTcttcttttgaatttttattGCACGAAGACTAATGTTAATTGGCTTCCAATCCTTTAATTATCTTATTATCCATCTAATCAAGATAACTAGCATGTCAATATGCTTAAAAGACCCAGGGTTTTTACCTCAATCTTCTTAATATAGTGATCCAAGCAATTGATAGAGGCTTGAATTTCGTCTTACTCCAACTTCAGCTTCGTCAGCAAGAGACCCCATGCTTCAGATCCAACATCTGTTGTGCTAGCTACTCAGTTGAATACATATATCAACAAGTTCCACGGTATCTGCAAAACGCAGTGCAATGCCAACTTTGCAGAATTGTACAGTTCTCTTCCGAAGCTACGACTGGCGAGGGTGTAGTACAGccccttttctttttttcttcaagTTGTTCGTAGCTCGGCCTTGTCGACCGTATGAACTGGGACGGCAGGTATGGACTCCCACCACTCCCTCCAGCGCCGGCTGCCCCGCGGGTTCGACACAGCCTTCGCAGCCCTTGTGTTCCCCATGAAGATGGCCACCGTCAGCCCAATCAGGACGTACTTGAATGGCACCACGGCCAGCGCCACCGCCAGCCCGGTCAGCATCCATATCACCGTCTCCGTGTGCTGCGAAACAGAGCGCATAAGTGTCCAGAAACAACTGTGTAAGACAGTAACCCAGCAGGCAAGTGACACTGCACAGAATGATCAGTGAGATGAGCTGATGATACCTTCGGTGACCTGGCCAGGACGATGGACCATAGCCTGAGGATCACGATGTTCGCACTCTTGACGTACTCATGCACCTTCTTCATGTTGTGCTGCGCTTCCACTATGCTTTCCATTGTTGTCTTGTCTGATGAAGTGTCGATGATCACCTCTGAGCATATCTCACCAATTTTTCGCTGCCTGGCCCAGAACATCGCACTTACTGCTAGTATCAGGGCTGCCGCCAACGCATAACCGACCCACTCGCTGCATTAAAAAGAAAGAAATTTACACACTGAGTAAGAGTTCACTGTTCTCGGCTGAGTGCACTCAAACCAGTAACCAGATGGAGAGATTGCAATTAAATGGTGTCAGATTTAATATAATTATGTGTGCAATCTTACTTGTATATGATCAGCAAAGTTACAGCAAGGACACTTCCCGTGAGGGGCGGATTATCCCACGAGGTCACCTGTTGGATCACTGGACCCAGCTTGCTGATTGGGCTTACCAATCCCTGGGTACACATAATACATGTGTTCAGTAGCATGAAGAAGTCAGGGAACAACGGCGCTGACATTTAAATATATAGAATAGGAGATCAAATGCCTTTTTACCATACCACTAATACAAGAAGGCTATCAGTGAGACCTTCTTCCTTCATCCCTTCAATGGGAGCATTAGCAACCGTAACTTCCCTGGCCTCATCTCTTACTTGATCAATAGTGTTCCCAAGAGAGGTCAAAGGTTGTTCATGGCTACTTGAGTCCCTGTCGTGCTCTTTAGCCATCTCCGCAAATAAGGCGATTGGATCCGACTTATTCAAACTCTTGAACACATAAGATGCACTGAATGGAGTTATGGTCGATGTCTCTTTCAGATTGTTCGCAAGTTGCTCGAGCACAAAGTCACCTTTTGGAAGATCGTCATATAGTGAGAATATTAGGAAGCtagaaggtggtggtggtgacATCCTTAGCATCTCCCTTGCAGCTTGGAGCCTTATTACTCCCAATATGACTCTTGAGTGTACCTCCCATTTCTGAATGGGGGATTCTATATTGTACGTGGATATGAAACGGTGAAGAAATATCACTTCTTTTATCATGGTAAGCCACAAATCTCGCCGTATTGAGCTGGTCATCTCCGGAAACTCCAGCAGCAGAGGTTCTGGTCTGCACAGATGAATTAACGCTTACTGCCCAACCCAACAAATATTGGCTATTGCTTGTTTCCGCAATAATAGTAAAAATGTACACTTTAAGATCTCTAAGTTGGCACCAAAAAAGATAAGCTAAGATAGAACTTACAGTGATGTGAATTCGATGGCTTTGTCAAACAATGGTGCACCAAAAGGACCTGTCGAGGCTGTTGTAACTTGTTGATCCATTCCGGTGTCTGAAAGTTCAACCTTGAAAGCAGGTCCATAAGATAATTTGCCGGAAGCCTCAAAGTACAACGCCTTGTTGGTCAGAGTCAGCCTACCTATATAGTCCATAAGAAATTAACAACATAACTGTTCATATTTCATATGTACAAAGACAAGATTACAAAGAAAACAGACTGCATGATGAACAAGCTGATCAGATAGATTACCAGGCCAACTGGTTGTTCCAATGTGCCGAACCACCCTTTGTGTTCCTGCTGTCCCTTCCATGTCCAAAATGAATTCGTCTTCAGCAAATTCAACTTCTGTTGGAGTTGGCAAGTTCTGCAAGGACTTGAAGGACCTACGGGAATCACAATAATAATCCGTTTTGAGTACAGTGACATCCAACTGTGAACTTACTTTTGCAGGATCCGACTAAAGTTTATTGTAAAAGAAACAACAAAAAAGGTGCACAAGTAGTGTCTGAAACAGTGTTTCTCATGAGTATTTTGTAACTGAGCTCTG
It includes:
- the LOC127296784 gene encoding uncharacterized protein, whose translation is MDTDVISDRGMMAAPEAGDGGGGRGKAAPEAGTNRKHLSSIANHVLHQCSRTLHKSVDDLVADFELGLKTTALDNYSRRLVEYCSLQALQSLTSPHLGDTIHEGSFSRFTFDMMLAWETPTPSDQQTTMESISKEREDRKEPLVANEAVMGDDTSLFYSDMMPLLVNEEPTVGEDAYVWFGSVFPLACDVVNARFTFEALTATTAKRLHYPAYDKFLKEMDKSFKSLQNLPTPTEVEFAEDEFILDMEGTAGTQRVVRHIGTTSWPGRLTLTNKALYFEASGKLSYGPAFKVELSDTGMDQQVTTASTGPFGAPLFDKAIEFTSLPEPLLLEFPEMTSSIRRDLWLTMIKEVIFLHRFISTYNIESPIQKWEVHSRVILGVIRLQAAREMLRMSPPPPSSFLIFSLYDDLPKGDFVLEQLANNLKETSTITPFSASYVFKSLNKSDPIALFAEMAKEHDRDSSSHEQPLTSLGNTIDQVRDEAREVTVANAPIEGMKEEGLTDSLLVLVGLVSPISKLGPVIQQVTSWDNPPLTGSVLAVTLLIIYNEWVGYALAAALILAVSAMFWARQRKIGEICSEVIIDTSSDKTTMESIVEAQHNMKKVHEYVKSANIVILRLWSIVLARSPKHTETVIWMLTGLAVALAVVPFKYVLIGLTVAIFMGNTRAAKAVSNPRGSRRWREWWESIPAVPVHTVDKAELRTT